In one window of Janthinobacterium sp. 1_2014MBL_MicDiv DNA:
- a CDS encoding AmpG family muropeptide MFS transporter: MSKSPAPGWRSYANGRMLAVLVLGFSSGLPLFILLYLLQAWLAKSGLNVKALGLFALVQFPYIWKFLWAPLMDRYSILGLGRRRGWMALTQVALFFSIGAMGMLDPLTQIGLIAAAAGGVAFLSASQDIVIDAYRREILSDNEQGLGAAVIVNAYKVAGMVPGALSLILADRMPWQPVFWITAAFMLPGFVCTLLVKEPSVYGSPPKTMREAIILPFQEFIARDGWRNAMWILAFVLLYKIGDSMATALATKFYLDLGFSMTQIGLAANTTGFWASLAGGVVGGVWMLKLGINRGLWVFGALQAIAILGFAWLAQVGPNTVLLSAVIGFEAFASLGLGAAAFVAFLSRTTDPRYTATQYALFSSLSAVPRTLINASVGFLVAELGWFSFFIVCFFLAFPAMMMLPKIAPWRSANGTSIP; this comes from the coding sequence ATGAGTAAGAGCCCGGCGCCAGGCTGGCGTTCCTATGCCAACGGCCGCATGCTGGCCGTGCTGGTGCTGGGCTTCAGTTCCGGCCTGCCCCTGTTCATCCTGCTGTACCTGCTGCAGGCGTGGCTGGCCAAGTCGGGGCTGAACGTGAAGGCGCTGGGGCTGTTCGCCCTGGTGCAGTTCCCGTATATCTGGAAATTCCTGTGGGCCCCCCTGATGGACCGTTACAGCATCCTCGGCCTGGGGCGCCGGCGCGGCTGGATGGCGCTCACGCAGGTGGCGCTGTTCTTTTCCATCGGCGCCATGGGCATGCTTGATCCGCTCACGCAGATCGGCCTGATCGCGGCCGCCGCCGGCGGCGTGGCCTTTTTGTCGGCCAGCCAGGACATCGTCATCGATGCCTACCGCCGTGAAATCCTCAGCGATAACGAGCAGGGCCTGGGCGCGGCCGTCATCGTCAACGCGTATAAGGTGGCCGGCATGGTGCCGGGCGCGCTGTCGCTGATCCTGGCCGACCGCATGCCGTGGCAGCCCGTGTTCTGGATCACGGCCGCCTTCATGCTGCCCGGTTTTGTCTGCACCTTGCTGGTGAAGGAGCCGAGCGTGTACGGCTCGCCGCCGAAGACCATGCGCGAAGCGATCATCCTGCCATTCCAGGAATTCATCGCGCGCGATGGCTGGCGCAACGCAATGTGGATCCTCGCCTTCGTATTACTGTATAAAATCGGCGACAGCATGGCGACGGCGCTGGCGACGAAGTTTTACCTGGACCTTGGCTTTAGCATGACGCAGATCGGCCTGGCCGCCAATACCACGGGTTTCTGGGCCAGCCTGGCCGGTGGCGTGGTGGGCGGCGTGTGGATGCTCAAGCTGGGCATCAACCGCGGCCTGTGGGTGTTTGGCGCGCTGCAGGCGATCGCCATCCTCGGTTTTGCCTGGCTGGCGCAAGTGGGACCGAATACCGTGCTGCTCAGCGCCGTGATCGGCTTCGAGGCGTTTGCCAGCCTGGGGCTGGGCGCCGCCGCCTTTGTTGCGTTCTTGTCGCGCACCACGGATCCGCGCTACACGGCCACGCAATATGCGCTATTTTCCAGCCTGAGCGCCGTGCCGCGCACCCTGATCAACGCCTCGGTCGGTTTCCTCGTCGCCGAGCTGGGCTGGTTCTCGTTTTTCATCGTCTGCTTCTTCCTGGCCTTCCCGGCCATGATGATGTTGCCTAAAATTGCTCCATGGAGGTCTGCCAATGGCACCAGTATCCCTTAA
- the metW gene encoding methionine biosynthesis protein MetW: MTFDELSALRPDLAFIAHWVPNNAHVLDVGCGEGVMLEYLQSDKECSGYGIEIADDKVLASTLRGVNVIQQDMEKGLSIFGDNSFDTVLCLSSLQMMKQVEPLLRDIVRVGAEAIVSFPNFAYWPHRVALLKGRMPVSKSLPYQWYDTPNVRCATINDFRELAEECGLEVIECVALAEGKMVSVLPNLRGDLAVFRLRKKAVH; this comes from the coding sequence ATGACTTTTGACGAATTGAGCGCGCTGCGCCCCGACCTGGCCTTCATCGCCCACTGGGTGCCGAACAACGCGCACGTGCTGGACGTGGGGTGCGGCGAAGGCGTGATGCTCGAGTACCTGCAAAGCGACAAGGAGTGCAGCGGCTACGGCATCGAGATCGCCGACGACAAGGTACTGGCCAGTACCTTGCGCGGCGTGAATGTGATCCAGCAGGACATGGAAAAGGGCTTGTCCATCTTTGGCGACAACAGCTTCGACACGGTGCTGTGCCTGTCGTCGCTGCAGATGATGAAACAGGTCGAGCCGCTGTTGCGCGACATCGTGCGCGTGGGCGCCGAGGCCATCGTCTCGTTTCCCAACTTCGCCTACTGGCCGCACCGCGTGGCGCTGCTGAAGGGCCGCATGCCCGTGTCGAAATCGCTGCCTTACCAGTGGTACGACACGCCCAACGTGCGCTGCGCTACGATCAACGACTTCCGCGAACTGGCCGAGGAGTGCGGCCTGGAAGTGATCGAGTGCGTGGCCCTGGCCGAAGGCAAGATGGTGTCCGTGCTGCCGAACCTGCGCGGCGACCTGGCCGTCTTCCGCCTGCGTAAAAAAGCGGTGCATTGA
- the metX gene encoding homoserine O-succinyltransferase MetX: MSSIGIVSPQTMYFAEPLQLQSGASLLDYMLMYETYGTLNADKSNAVLVCHALNASHHVAGVYADEPKSTGWWDNMVGPGKPLDTNKFFVIGVNNLGSCFGSTGPMHTNPATGKPYGAAFPVVTVEDWVSAQARLADELGISQFAAVMGGSLGGMQALAWSIMFPERLRHCVVIASTAKLSAQNIAFNDVARQAILSDPDYHGGDFYAHGVVPKNGLRVARMVGHITYLSNDDMAEKFGRKLRDAAQTGDYKFGFGIDFEIESYLRYQGDKFSEYFDANTYLLITKALDYFDPARAHGGDLAKALSGTKAKFFLASFSTDWRFSPERSREIVEALVCNRRQVTYAEIDAPHGHDAFLLEDPRYMNMVRAYYGQVWNDIAAGVPAAAAQHTAVRQGAKEIA, translated from the coding sequence ATGTCATCCATTGGAATCGTTTCGCCGCAAACCATGTATTTTGCGGAACCCCTGCAGCTGCAAAGCGGAGCATCGCTGCTGGACTATATGTTGATGTATGAAACCTACGGCACCCTGAACGCCGACAAATCGAACGCGGTGCTGGTTTGCCACGCCCTGAACGCCTCGCACCACGTGGCCGGCGTCTACGCGGATGAACCGAAAAGCACGGGCTGGTGGGACAATATGGTGGGTCCCGGCAAGCCGCTCGACACCAACAAATTCTTCGTCATCGGCGTCAACAACCTGGGCTCCTGCTTCGGCTCGACGGGCCCGATGCACACCAATCCCGCCACCGGCAAGCCGTATGGCGCCGCCTTCCCCGTCGTCACGGTGGAAGACTGGGTCAGCGCGCAGGCGCGCCTGGCCGATGAACTGGGCATCAGCCAGTTCGCCGCCGTGATGGGCGGCTCCCTGGGCGGCATGCAGGCGCTGGCGTGGAGCATCATGTTCCCCGAGCGGCTGCGCCACTGCGTGGTGATCGCTTCGACGGCCAAGCTGTCGGCGCAGAACATCGCCTTCAACGACGTGGCGCGCCAGGCCATCCTGTCGGACCCCGATTACCATGGCGGCGACTTCTATGCGCACGGCGTGGTGCCGAAGAACGGCCTGCGCGTGGCGCGCATGGTGGGCCACATCACCTACCTGTCGAACGACGACATGGCGGAAAAGTTCGGCCGCAAGCTGCGCGATGCGGCGCAGACGGGCGACTACAAATTCGGCTTCGGCATCGACTTCGAGATCGAATCGTACCTGCGCTACCAGGGCGACAAGTTCTCCGAATACTTCGACGCCAACACGTATTTACTGATCACCAAGGCGCTCGATTATTTCGATCCGGCGCGCGCGCATGGCGGCGACCTGGCCAAGGCCCTATCGGGCACCAAGGCCAAGTTCTTCCTTGCCTCGTTCTCCACCGACTGGCGCTTCTCGCCCGAGCGCAGCCGCGAGATCGTCGAAGCGCTGGTCTGCAACCGGCGCCAGGTCACGTATGCCGAGATCGATGCGCCGCACGGCCACGACGCCTTCCTGCTGGAAGACCCGCGCTACATGAACATGGTGCGCGCCTACTACGGCCAGGTATGGAACGACATCGCGGCGGGCGTGCCCGCTGCGGCAGCACAGCACACCGCCGTCCGCCAGGGCGCGAAGGAGATCGCATGA
- the ptsP gene encoding phosphoenolpyruvate--protein phosphotransferase — translation MASFTLHGIPVSRGIAIGRAHLLAPAALDVKHYLVAQEQIEAEVQRLQNAIATVHKELQTLWNDLPKDAPTELGAFIDVHALILSDPMIAEAPLDIIRSRHYNAEWALLTQIDELSAQFDEIEDPYLRERKADIQQVAERVLKVLLGTEQLLPKAAAEDELMAQMVVVAHDISPADMLQFRDRSFIGFITDVGGQNSHTAIVARSLDIPAAVGMSQASTLIEQDDWLIIDGDAGVVIANPSALVLEQYRERQVAMQRARKKLGKLKKTPAVTRCGTPITLLANIELPEDCPFALESGASGVGLFRSEFLFMGRAHKIPTEDEQFEAYRNTVQSMKGRVVTIRTLDIGADKPLDQADHTALNPALGLRAIRYCLAEPQLFLTQLRAILRASAFGKVRILIPMLAHAFEIDQSLAMIAQAKASLREEGVKFDDEVEVGAMIEIPAAALALPMFVKRMDFLSIGTNDLIQYTLAIDRVDYEVAHLYNPLHPAVLQLISMTIAAGHKAGIDVAVCGEMAGDVKLTRLLLGMGLREFSMHPAQLLAVKQEILNSDLGLIAPQMRKIMRSMEPNVIAEAVQQLQLM, via the coding sequence ATGGCATCCTTCACGCTCCACGGCATCCCGGTTTCCCGCGGTATCGCCATTGGCCGCGCGCATTTGCTGGCGCCGGCCGCCCTTGACGTCAAACACTACCTGGTCGCTCAGGAACAGATCGAAGCCGAAGTACAGCGTTTGCAGAACGCCATCGCCACCGTCCACAAGGAGCTGCAAACCCTGTGGAACGATTTGCCCAAGGATGCGCCGACCGAACTGGGCGCCTTCATCGACGTGCACGCGCTGATCCTGTCGGACCCGATGATCGCCGAAGCGCCGCTCGACATCATCCGCTCGCGCCACTACAACGCCGAATGGGCGCTGCTGACGCAAATTGATGAATTATCGGCCCAGTTCGACGAAATCGAAGATCCGTATCTGCGCGAACGCAAGGCCGACATCCAGCAAGTGGCCGAGCGCGTGCTGAAGGTCTTGCTGGGCACCGAACAGCTGCTGCCGAAAGCGGCCGCCGAAGACGAATTGATGGCGCAGATGGTCGTCGTCGCGCACGATATCTCGCCGGCGGACATGCTGCAGTTCCGCGACCGCTCCTTCATCGGCTTCATCACCGATGTCGGCGGGCAGAACTCGCACACGGCCATCGTCGCGCGCAGCCTGGATATCCCGGCCGCCGTCGGCATGTCGCAGGCATCGACCCTGATCGAGCAGGACGACTGGCTGATCATCGACGGCGACGCCGGCGTGGTCATTGCCAACCCCAGCGCGCTGGTGCTGGAACAGTACCGCGAGCGCCAGGTGGCGATGCAGCGCGCGCGCAAGAAGCTGGGCAAGCTGAAAAAGACGCCGGCCGTCACCAGGTGCGGCACCCCCATCACCCTGCTGGCGAATATCGAGCTGCCCGAGGATTGCCCGTTTGCCCTGGAGTCGGGCGCCAGCGGCGTGGGCCTGTTCCGCTCCGAATTCCTGTTCATGGGCCGGGCCCACAAGATCCCCACCGAGGACGAACAGTTCGAGGCCTACCGCAATACGGTGCAATCGATGAAGGGGCGCGTGGTGACCATCCGCACGCTCGACATCGGCGCCGACAAGCCGCTCGACCAGGCCGACCATACGGCATTGAACCCGGCCCTGGGCTTGCGCGCCATCCGCTATTGCCTGGCCGAGCCGCAGCTGTTCCTGACGCAGCTGCGGGCGATTCTGCGCGCCTCGGCCTTCGGCAAGGTGCGCATCCTGATACCCATGCTCGCGCATGCGTTCGAGATCGACCAGTCGCTGGCCATGATCGCGCAAGCCAAGGCCAGCCTGCGCGAGGAAGGCGTCAAGTTCGACGACGAGGTCGAAGTGGGCGCAATGATCGAAATTCCCGCCGCCGCGCTGGCGCTGCCCATGTTCGTCAAGCGCATGGATTTCCTGTCGATCGGCACGAACGACTTGATCCAGTACACGCTGGCCATCGACCGCGTCGATTACGAGGTGGCGCATTTGTACAATCCGCTGCATCCGGCCGTGCTGCAACTGATCTCGATGACGATCGCCGCCGGCCACAAGGCGGGCATAGACGTGGCCGTCTGCGGCGAGATGGCGGGCGACGTCAAGCTCACGCGCCTGCTGCTGGGCATGGGGCTGCGCGAGTTTTCCATGCATCCAGCGCAACTGTTGGCGGTCAAGCAAGAGATCCTCAACAGCGACCTGGGGCTGATCGCACCACAAATGCGCAAAATTATGCGCTCGATGGAGCCAAATGTGATCGCGGAAGCTGTCCAGCAACTTCAGCTCATGTAA
- a CDS encoding HPr family phosphocarrier protein, producing MIQKELEIINKLGLHARASAKFTQLAAKFKSDVWLTRNARRINAKSIMGVMMLAAGKGAKVTLEAEGDDEQACVDALTALINDRFGEGE from the coding sequence ATGATTCAAAAAGAACTCGAAATCATCAACAAGCTGGGACTGCATGCACGCGCTTCCGCCAAATTTACCCAACTGGCCGCCAAGTTCAAGAGCGACGTCTGGCTGACCCGCAACGCGCGCCGCATCAACGCCAAGTCCATCATGGGCGTGATGATGCTGGCCGCCGGCAAGGGCGCGAAAGTGACCCTGGAAGCAGAGGGCGATGATGAGCAGGCATGCGTCGATGCCCTCACCGCCCTGATCAACGACAGGTTTGGCGAAGGCGAGTAA
- a CDS encoding PTS sugar transporter subunit IIA, which produces MVGILLMTHAPLGQAFIAACAHVFRGPTERFEAIDVVADQDLAEVQKLASEAICRLDDGSGVLVITDVKGGTPSNCCNKLADAGRVEVIAGISLPMLLRAITYRRDTLDVVVEMALAGAQSGAVRVDNRIRVGE; this is translated from the coding sequence ATGGTAGGGATCTTGCTCATGACACATGCACCGCTGGGACAGGCGTTCATCGCCGCCTGCGCGCATGTGTTTCGGGGGCCAACGGAACGTTTTGAAGCCATCGACGTGGTCGCGGACCAGGACCTGGCCGAAGTACAGAAGCTGGCGTCGGAAGCCATCTGCCGTCTCGACGACGGCTCCGGCGTGCTGGTGATTACCGACGTGAAGGGCGGCACGCCGTCGAACTGCTGCAACAAGCTGGCCGATGCGGGCAGGGTGGAAGTGATCGCCGGCATCAGCCTGCCGATGTTGCTGCGCGCCATCACGTATCGCCGCGATACGCTCGACGTGGTGGTGGAGATGGCGCTGGCCGGCGCGCAAAGCGGCGCCGTGCGCGTGGATAACCGCATTCGCGTCGGCGAGTAG
- the gshB gene encoding glutathione synthase: protein MKIAFLADPLAGFKTYKDSTFAMMREAARRGHAVYAFEQKDMALEEGIVTARVTQIELTGDEHDWYKAVSTEEVRLSTLDAIIERKDPPFDMEYVYGTYLLELAEKQGACVFNKPSAIRDNNEKLAIAQFSEFTSPTLVTSSEARLRAFHAKHQDVIFKPLDGMGGTGIFRVKADGLNLGAIIETLTDNGAQTIMAQRFIADIVKGDKRILVIGGKPVPFSLARIPQAGEVRGNLAAGGTGVAQPLTARDLEIAEKLGPILAARGLMLVGLDVIGDYLTEVNVTSPTCFQEIMQQTGFDVAAMFVDAVEQGVAQTQQR from the coding sequence ATGAAAATCGCATTCCTCGCCGACCCGCTGGCTGGCTTCAAGACTTACAAAGACTCCACCTTCGCCATGATGCGCGAGGCGGCCAGGCGCGGTCATGCCGTCTACGCGTTCGAGCAGAAGGACATGGCGCTGGAAGAGGGCATCGTCACGGCGCGGGTCACGCAGATCGAGCTGACGGGCGACGAGCACGACTGGTACAAGGCCGTCTCCACCGAAGAAGTGCGCCTGTCGACCCTGGACGCCATCATCGAGCGCAAGGATCCGCCGTTCGACATGGAATACGTGTATGGCACGTATCTGCTGGAACTGGCGGAAAAGCAGGGCGCCTGCGTCTTCAACAAGCCATCGGCCATCCGCGACAACAATGAAAAGCTGGCCATCGCGCAGTTTTCCGAATTCACCTCGCCGACGCTGGTCACGTCCAGCGAAGCGCGCCTGCGCGCCTTCCACGCCAAGCACCAGGACGTCATCTTCAAGCCGCTCGACGGCATGGGCGGCACGGGCATCTTCCGCGTCAAGGCCGATGGCCTGAACCTGGGCGCCATCATCGAGACGCTGACGGACAACGGCGCGCAAACCATCATGGCGCAGCGCTTCATCGCCGACATCGTCAAGGGCGACAAGCGCATCCTCGTCATCGGCGGCAAGCCGGTGCCGTTTTCGCTGGCGCGCATTCCGCAGGCCGGCGAAGTGCGCGGCAACCTGGCGGCCGGCGGCACGGGCGTGGCGCAGCCATTGACGGCGCGCGACCTGGAAATCGCTGAAAAGCTTGGCCCCATCCTGGCCGCGCGTGGCCTGATGCTGGTAGGATTGGACGTGATCGGCGACTATCTGACGGAAGTCAATGTCACCAGTCCGACCTGCTTCCAGGAAATCATGCAGCAGACTGGTTTTGACGTGGCCGCCATGTTTGTCGATGCGGTCGAGCAAGGCGTTGCGCAAACGCAGCAACGTTAA
- the gshA gene encoding glutamate--cysteine ligase has translation MVPHLVTALTGPLLDLEKKILAATPAIERWFRMEWQEHTPPFYCSVDLRNAGYKLAPVDTNLFPGGFHNLATEMLPLSVQAAMAAIDKYCPDARNLLIVPELHNTTPQYLQNVARLMQIFRQTGLHVRFGSWSPEITQPTPLALPDGNMLVIEPLVRLNNGRRLGLKDFDPCTILLNNDLSDGIPDILQNIHEQSLLPPLHAGWALRRKSNHYTAYDEVVKKFGKMIDVDPWMLNPFHAKCSDVNFQEGEGEDALAASVDVLLAKIRKKYKEYGIKEKPFVIVKPDAGTYGTGIMTVRDASEVRDLSRKQRDKMSIVKDGKVVTDVIIQEGVPTFESIKDAVAEPVVYMIDRYVVGGFYRVHAEKGVDQNLNAPGSQYVPLAFAQQHAVPDLKAKPGTAAPNRFYVYGVVARLALLAASLEMERTDPNPEVY, from the coding sequence ATGGTTCCCCACCTCGTCACGGCCCTGACCGGACCGCTGCTCGACCTCGAAAAAAAGATTCTGGCCGCGACGCCGGCCATTGAGCGCTGGTTCCGCATGGAGTGGCAAGAGCACACGCCGCCTTTCTATTGCTCGGTTGACTTGCGCAACGCCGGCTACAAGCTGGCCCCCGTCGATACCAATCTCTTCCCTGGCGGTTTCCATAACCTGGCCACGGAAATGCTGCCCCTGTCCGTGCAAGCGGCCATGGCCGCCATCGACAAGTATTGCCCGGATGCCCGCAACCTGCTGATCGTGCCGGAGTTGCACAACACCACGCCGCAGTATCTGCAGAACGTGGCGCGCCTGATGCAGATCTTCCGCCAGACGGGGCTGCACGTGCGCTTCGGCTCCTGGTCGCCCGAAATCACGCAGCCGACGCCATTGGCCTTGCCTGACGGAAATATGCTGGTCATTGAGCCCCTCGTGCGCCTGAACAATGGCCGCCGCCTGGGCTTGAAGGATTTCGATCCGTGCACGATTTTGCTGAATAACGACTTGTCGGACGGCATTCCCGATATCTTGCAAAATATTCATGAGCAAAGCCTGCTGCCGCCTTTGCACGCGGGCTGGGCCTTGCGCCGCAAGAGCAACCACTACACGGCCTACGATGAAGTGGTGAAAAAATTCGGCAAGATGATCGATGTCGACCCGTGGATGCTCAACCCGTTCCACGCCAAGTGCAGCGACGTCAACTTCCAGGAAGGCGAGGGCGAAGACGCCCTGGCCGCCAGCGTCGACGTGCTGCTGGCGAAGATCCGCAAGAAATACAAGGAATACGGCATCAAGGAAAAGCCCTTCGTCATCGTCAAGCCCGATGCGGGCACGTATGGCACGGGCATCATGACGGTGCGCGACGCCAGCGAAGTGCGCGACCTGTCGCGCAAGCAGCGCGACAAGATGTCCATCGTCAAGGATGGCAAAGTCGTCACCGACGTCATCATCCAGGAAGGCGTGCCGACCTTTGAAAGCATCAAGGATGCCGTGGCCGAGCCCGTCGTCTACATGATCGACCGCTACGTGGTGGGCGGTTTCTACCGCGTGCACGCGGAAAAGGGCGTGGACCAGAACCTGAACGCGCCCGGCTCGCAGTACGTGCCGCTGGCATTTGCCCAGCAGCATGCCGTGCCGGACTTGAAGGCCAAGCCGGGCACGGCCGCGCCGAACCGTTTCTATGTGTATGGCGTGGTGGCGCGCCTGGCCTTGCTGGCCGCGTCGCTGGAAATGGAGCGCACGGATCCGAATCCCGAGGTGTATTGA
- a CDS encoding ammonium transporter gives MRKNITTLLAGLACLCAFGVAAPSFADAPAKPEAVTAAVATPAATPAPDAAVPAAAPAAAAPAPAAAAPAPVANKGDTSFMMICTVLVILMTIPGLALFYGGLVRSKNMLSVLMQVFMVFSLVVVLWCIYGYSVAFTEKTAFFGGFDRLFLNGIWDPAKGTFAAAATFSKGVVIPEFVFVAFQGTFAAITCSLIVGAFAERAKFSAVLAFVVLWFTFAYLPAAHMVWFWTGPDLITDAATAATEAAKAGWIWQKGALDFAGGTVVHINAAIAGLVGAIMIGKRVGYGRESMAPHSLTMTMIGASLLWVGWFGFNAGSSMEAGDVAALAFVNTMLATAAATLSWVFGEWITKGKPSMLGGASGAVAGLVAITPAAGFVGPMGGLVIGLLAGIVCLWGVNGLKRLIGADDSLDVFGVHGVGGILGALLTGVFAAPQLGGQGIFDYVTNKMSADPYSIGHQVWVQAQAVGTTIIWSAVVSVIAYKLVDIVIGLRVPEEEEREGLDITSHGEQAYHG, from the coding sequence ATGCGTAAAAATATAACAACATTGTTAGCTGGGTTAGCCTGTCTGTGTGCGTTTGGGGTTGCCGCGCCCAGTTTTGCCGATGCCCCGGCCAAGCCGGAAGCCGTGACGGCCGCTGTTGCCACGCCTGCCGCGACGCCGGCGCCCGATGCCGCCGTGCCGGCTGCCGCGCCAGCCGCCGCCGCTCCTGCCCCAGCGGCTGCCGCGCCGGCGCCCGTCGCCAACAAGGGCGACACCAGTTTCATGATGATCTGCACCGTGCTGGTGATCCTGATGACGATCCCAGGTCTGGCCCTGTTCTACGGCGGCCTGGTGCGCTCGAAGAACATGCTGTCGGTATTGATGCAAGTGTTCATGGTGTTTTCCCTGGTGGTGGTGCTGTGGTGCATTTATGGCTATTCGGTCGCCTTCACGGAGAAAACCGCCTTCTTCGGCGGCTTCGACCGTCTCTTCCTGAATGGCATCTGGGATCCGGCCAAGGGCACGTTTGCCGCCGCCGCCACCTTCAGCAAGGGCGTCGTCATTCCCGAGTTCGTGTTTGTCGCCTTCCAGGGCACGTTTGCCGCGATTACCTGCTCGCTGATCGTCGGTGCCTTTGCCGAACGCGCCAAGTTTTCCGCCGTGCTGGCCTTCGTCGTACTGTGGTTCACGTTTGCCTACCTGCCAGCGGCGCACATGGTCTGGTTCTGGACCGGCCCTGACCTGATCACCGATGCGGCGACGGCAGCCACCGAAGCGGCCAAGGCTGGCTGGATCTGGCAAAAAGGCGCGCTGGACTTCGCCGGCGGCACCGTGGTGCACATCAATGCCGCTATCGCCGGCCTGGTGGGCGCCATCATGATCGGCAAGCGCGTCGGCTACGGCCGTGAATCGATGGCGCCGCATTCGCTGACGATGACCATGATCGGCGCGTCCCTGCTGTGGGTGGGCTGGTTCGGTTTCAATGCCGGTTCCTCGATGGAAGCGGGCGACGTGGCGGCTCTGGCCTTCGTCAATACCATGCTGGCCACGGCTGCCGCCACCCTGTCGTGGGTGTTTGGCGAGTGGATTACCAAGGGCAAGCCTTCCATGCTCGGCGGCGCGTCCGGCGCCGTTGCCGGCCTGGTGGCCATTACCCCGGCGGCCGGCTTCGTCGGCCCGATGGGCGGCCTGGTCATCGGCTTGCTCGCCGGTATCGTCTGCCTGTGGGGCGTGAATGGCTTGAAACGCCTGATCGGTGCCGACGATTCGCTCGACGTGTTCGGCGTCCATGGCGTGGGCGGCATCCTCGGTGCCTTGCTGACGGGCGTGTTTGCGGCGCCGCAACTGGGCGGCCAGGGCATCTTCGACTATGTCACCAACAAGATGTCGGCCGACCCGTATTCGATCGGCCACCAGGTGTGGGTACAGGCGCAGGCTGTCGGCACGACCATCATCTGGTCGGCCGTCGTGTCCGTCATCGCCTATAAACTGGTCGACATCGTCATCGGCCTGCGCGTACCGGAAGAGGAAGAACGCGAAGGCCTCGATATCACCAGCCACGGCGAACAGGCCTACCACGGGTAA
- a CDS encoding P-II family nitrogen regulator → MKMITAIIKPFKLDEVREALSAINVQGITVTEVKGFGRQKGHTELYRGAEYVVDFLPKTKIEAAVDDAIVDQAIEAIEGAARTGKIGDGKIFVYNLEQVIRIRTGETGNEAL, encoded by the coding sequence ATGAAAATGATTACTGCAATCATTAAACCGTTCAAACTGGACGAAGTGCGCGAAGCCTTGTCGGCTATCAATGTGCAAGGGATTACCGTCACCGAAGTGAAGGGGTTCGGCCGTCAGAAAGGCCATACGGAACTGTACCGTGGCGCCGAGTATGTGGTTGATTTCCTGCCAAAAACCAAAATCGAAGCGGCGGTCGACGACGCCATTGTCGACCAGGCCATCGAAGCCATCGAGGGCGCCGCGCGCACCGGTAAAATCGGCGATGGCAAGATTTTTGTGTACAACCTGGAACAGGTCATCCGCATCCGGACCGGTGAAACCGGCAACGAAGCGCTCTAA
- a CDS encoding TorF family putative porin, with the protein MKNLSKNMTLAAALTLAMTAVCGSAMAQEAAAAPAAEAVPDNVVSYNVALTSDYRYRGLSQSRLKPAVSGGADYTHNPTGLYVGTWLSSIKWIKDGGGDTDLEWDIYGGKRGELSKDFTYDVGGLYYFYPSNGLSTNANTFELYGQLGYGPLYIKYSHSTTNLFGVADSKNSGYLDLGANVEVHDGYMLNLHVGRQKVEHNNSLSYSDYKIGVTKDFGMATVSLAAVKANIASLAPNGKNLAKTGLVLTVSKTF; encoded by the coding sequence ATGAAGAATCTGTCCAAGAACATGACTTTAGCAGCAGCGTTGACACTGGCCATGACCGCCGTGTGCGGCAGCGCGATGGCGCAGGAAGCGGCAGCGGCGCCCGCCGCCGAAGCTGTGCCCGACAACGTGGTCAGCTACAACGTGGCGCTGACCAGCGATTACCGTTACCGTGGTCTGTCGCAAAGCCGCCTGAAACCTGCCGTCAGCGGCGGCGCCGACTATACGCACAATCCGACTGGCCTGTACGTGGGCACCTGGTTGTCGAGCATCAAATGGATCAAGGATGGCGGCGGCGATACGGATCTGGAATGGGATATCTACGGCGGCAAGCGCGGCGAACTCAGCAAGGATTTCACGTATGACGTGGGCGGCCTGTATTACTTCTATCCCTCGAACGGCCTGAGCACGAATGCGAATACCTTCGAACTGTACGGCCAGCTCGGTTATGGCCCGCTATATATCAAGTACTCGCATTCGACGACGAATCTGTTCGGCGTGGCCGACAGCAAGAATAGCGGTTACCTGGACCTGGGCGCCAACGTGGAAGTGCATGATGGCTACATGCTGAACCTGCACGTGGGCCGGCAAAAGGTCGAGCACAACAATTCCCTCAGCTATAGCGATTACAAGATCGGCGTGACCAAGGACTTCGGCATGGCGACCGTGTCGCTGGCTGCCGTGAAGGCCAACATCGCTTCGCTGGCGCCCAATGGCAAGAATCTGGCGAAAACGGGCCTCGTATTGACTGTTTCCAAAACCTTTTAA
- a CDS encoding accessory factor UbiK family protein, translating to MDMNTFFNDLQGKIHQAIENSPAKDIEKNVKSMMTQGFARLDLVTREEFDIQAQVLAKTRAKLDALELRLIELETRLNDPKA from the coding sequence ATGGACATGAATACCTTCTTTAACGACTTGCAAGGCAAGATCCATCAAGCCATCGAAAACTCGCCGGCCAAGGATATCGAGAAGAACGTGAAATCGATGATGACCCAGGGCTTCGCCCGCCTGGATCTCGTCACGCGCGAGGAATTCGATATCCAGGCCCAGGTCCTGGCCAAGACCCGCGCCAAGCTCGATGCACTGGAATTGCGCCTGATCGAACTGGAAACGCGCCTGAACGATCCAAAAGCGTAA